The following is a genomic window from Octopus sinensis linkage group LG20, ASM634580v1, whole genome shotgun sequence.
AAAGCAAACAGGAAAAGGCCGTCCCAAAAAGTCGGCATCATTGCCTTCATCCTCCATGCTATCATCAAAACGAACTTCTTCATTAAGAACCaaaaaaactatttcaaaatCAAATGTCGATAACTTATTGCGGTTAAACAAAGGTAAAAAACTCTCCGTGTGTCTAATACGTTTGAAGCGTGAAGCAAGTTTAAACGCTGCTGCAAAAGTGAATTTGATATATAATGAAAGTTTACAGTCTCCTTCATCAACTGTTTTATCATCACCGTCTTCAGCATTTTGTTCTTCACATAGTGGTGGTAGCAAGcagacaacacaaacacatgcacttgGATCTAGAACATATAGACAGATGAAGAAGAACAAacataaaattgtaaataaaactaaaaatgcaCGAGGTTTGCGTCTGAAACGAGACAGCAGCTTAGCAACAATTAGTTCTCCTGCAAATTCTTTAACTCCCTCACCTCGTTCTTCTTCTTCgcgttcttcttgttcttcctcttctttgtGGCAATGCAAATCTGTTGCAGAGATGATTACAGTGAAGAAGAGAAAACCTGGAAGAAGGAAGCAACATGatacttcttcttcatcctcatcttcattttcttctccaaATAGAAGTAAaagacaattaaaaacaaaaacaaagaaacacaaaggACCCTCATTGTCTATAGCCAAAAAGTCACTTGAACCAAAAAAATCCAGGCTCAAAAAGTGTCACACAGTTAGATCAActcgaagacaacaacaacaacaacagcagcagcagcagcgaaagaagaagagtaaagaattggaagaaaggaaaaagcatTTAAAATTTTCTCAGACTGAAAATCTTGTTAAACCTGTGCTGAATCGAAAATTGAAAGAGTGTAATATTCATGAATTAGACTCCTCCTCGTCAAATTTACTGCAGAGTGACAATGCTAAAGGTGTTGATGTGATTTCGTCTCTCCCAGTTTCAGCATCAAAAAAACGCAACTTAGGGTTTATGTCAGCACAAGAATATTATGTTGGTGCAAGTAATATTAAATCAATTCCAGCAATGAAAAAACACAGGAATGAATATCTATCGCCTTCTAAACTCATTCCTAGTAATGCTAAGACAACTTCCTCAATATCAATACCACTATCGGAGAATCGTAAGTTAAAGTTTCAAACTTCGTTATCATCAACTTGTCGCAGGAGTTGTTATACTTGCCGTTTACAAGCAGGTGTTCGATTGAAAGAGTTTGAAACCAGGTGTGAAAAGGCAAATGAAGAGCTGCAGCATGATGCAAATATGAATAAAGCAATTATGAATCATGGTCAATGTGCAAAAGACTGCATCACATGTCATCTTGGAGCAGATATGCGGTTAAATGAATATGAATGCGATGAGacaaattgtaaaataaacaTGAATGACGGAATATACCAAGGAAATGACATATTGTCTTGTCATTTAAGAGCAGGATTAGAAAAATATCGAGTTGGTTGTGAGGCAGACAGTAGTGGGACGCAGTGTCACAAAAACTGTATCATTTGTCATCATTTCAGTTCAGGTATGGGTGGTTATCATGTCGGCtgtgaaaataaaaacatggaaGGGGAACGAAATCCAAACAATGATGGCATAGCAGTTGTGAATGCGTGTCGTTTTGTTCAAGCTAACGATGCTCCATCGCCTCTACTGGCACCAACATCAACGCTGCCTTCACATGAAAAAAATTGCAGTGCAGCTTTAGAAAACTCAGTGACTCTGATGCAGTGTTGTCACCAGCGTCagcatcatcaccgccatcatcaccatcttaacCAACACCCGCATCTATCTCCTTTGGAAAATCCCCAAAATTTATTCCGAAATCAGAATCCAGCAGAGAGTAGTAAAAAGCAGCGAACTCTTAAAAAACTGGAGCATAACGAAGCAATTGATGAAGATCTAGATGTTGTCACTGTTCCAGATGATAACCCTGCTACGAAGTATTTGAATTTCAATGTAAAAGACAATTATCAATGCCGAGCAATGAGTTGTAATGTTATACAAGAAAAATTCACTAATGCTAATGAGGAATTAATTAACAAGCGATTAACTAATATTGACATTTCCACTAACGACTCACATGCAGattgtgaaaatttaaaaaacattaaatctttGAAATTGCCCAATGATGATGGAATTGATGAAACAATAGATGGATCTGATGTGATTGATGTTGTAGGAGATGAAGATATATCTGCTAGCCCTGATTATCGTCAAAATCTGATATCTAATTTTAAATTTGGAGAAACAACACTCGGTAATGACAACCGCCATGACCACCAGCACAAgcatgacgacaatgatgatggtaatgatagtagCAAACAGTGTAAATCtgttaatgatttcaaatttgaaaaattaacattaacgaacaagcaaaacaaaaagttTGGTTTTGGTGTTGCCGTTGCTGTTTCGtctggttcatcatcatcatcatcatctttgttagcTAATGAGTTTTCTCGCTCAAATTGTTATCAAAGTTTAAATTCTAACAGAAATGACAGCATtagtaatactactaataataaaaaaaatccagGAAAATCTACTGCGAAATCACTACATTTTACAAATTTACAAGCTCTCAAATCAAATGAAAGATTAGATGGCGCTAGTACTGCTGATGCAGTATCAACACCAGCATTGACATCAGCTAAAGATACACATGCTAATTAtccaaatttaattattattggagatgatgacaataaattaatatatccTACTAAACGATCAGCAACTGAAGTTGTAGGAGATGTACATCCCAAAAAAAGATGTTATAAGTACACACCACCTTTAGATGGTATTGGAAGCAGCCGTTTTCCTTCTAGTACTGCTGGTGCAACAACTACTACTTCATTTGGGCTGTGTagtaacaaatattattattgtagtagtagtagtagtaatagtagtagtaacgatggtggtgttagtaatatgaaaaatacttttgtaagtaataataatattaatagtattgATAATAACAAGCTTGGTGGTGTTTGTGCGAAAGAATTGTATTGCTCCAATGAGGAACAGTATATTTGCTATGAAGCTAATTGTCAGAAGCATTCGCCTATGATGGAAAATTCATTACGCAAAGTTCCAAAAAGCCTTGCTGATTTAAATATTCCATCTTATGAAACTTGTTCAATGACAACAAAGAGAACAATCACACCAAAGGAACTGAATAAATTAAAGTTGTCAAGAATTGGTAGTTTACAAGGAAAAACTTGGGGAAAACATACGATGATAGCAAAAGGAATGGTGGAAAGATCGGATAAGTGTAAATTGACTGAGAAAAGTGCTGGTTTTAATGAAGAAACTTGTGGAAATCATCCAGTGATGGCAAAACGAGTGATAGAGAGATCAGATAAATGTAATTTGTCTGGTAAAGGTGCTGATTTTCATGGAAAAAATTGGGAAAAGCACAACACAAAGATTGCAAAATTTGTGCCCAGAAAAAGGTCACAAAAAGTTGCTGGTTTTCATGGACAGAATTGGGAAAAAGATGCAAGGGTTTCAAATTCAGTGTCTGGGAAAACATTTGAGAACATTGCTGGTTTTCATGGAGAAAACTGGGAAAAACATACTGCAGGGATTTCAAATTTAATGTCTGGGAAAACCCCTGAAAACATTGGTGGATTCCATGGACAAATTTGGGGAAAAGATgcagtggtttcaaatttggtgtctggaaaaatatttgaaaatgttgcTGGTTTTGATGGAGACAACTGGGAAAAATGCACTACAGGGATTTCAAATTTGGTATCTGGGAAAAGATCAGAGAAAGTTACAGGTTTCAGTGGACAAACTTGGGAAAAAGATGTTAGGATTTCAAATTTGGCATCTGGGAAAACAAATGAGAATATCTCTGGTAGGTTTCATGGAGAAGATTGGGAAAAATGCACAACAGGAATTTCAAATTTGATGTCTGGGAAAACCTCCAAAAATATTAGTGATTTTCATGGACAAgattgggaaaaaaatgcagggGTCTCAAATTTGGTGCCTGGAAAAGCGTCTGCGAAAATCACTGATTTTGACTccaaaatatgtgaaaaaaatgcAATGATTACAAACTTgatgtcaaagagaaaggatgagTGTAAAGTATCTGAGAAACTCACTAGTTTTGAAGGAGAAATTTGTGGAAAAGACACAGTGGTGGCAAGTTCATCATCAAGAATAGGTGAATATAAAACAGCTGAGAAATTTGCTAGTTTTGAAGGAGAAATTTGTGGAAAACCTCCGTTGATTTCAAAAGCAATGCCAGAGGGATCGGACAAATTCAAAATATCTCAAAAAATTGCTAGTTTTGATGGagaaatttttgataaaaatgcGGTAATGACTAATTTGATGCCAGAGAGATCAGATGGATttaaaatatccaataaaatCACTAGTTTTGATGGAGAAATCTGTGATAAAAATGCAGTGATGACAACTTTGATGCCAGAGAGATCAGGAGAATTCAAAATATCTGAAAAAATTGCTAGTTTTGCTGGACAAACTTGTGATAAAAGTGCAGTGATTTTAAAATCAGTACCAGCATGTTTACCTTCTCCAGAAGCAAAACGGTCCGGAAACATTGCTAGTTTTGCTGGACAAACTTGTGATAAAAGTGTGGGTATTTTAAAAGCAATGCCAGCACATAAATCTTCTTCAGAAGCAAAACTATCTGCAGACATTACTAGTTTTGACGGACAACCTTGTGATAAAAGTGTGGTGATTTTAAAATCTATACCAGCATGTATGCCTTCTCCAGACGCAAAACTATCTGCAAATATTGCTAGTTTTGATGGACAAACTTGTGATAATTGTCCAGCGGTTGCAAAATCGCTGTTAGAAAGAAAAGCAGGGAAAATTCAGTTAGCTAGGAAAAACGTTGCAGCTTTTGATAGACAAAGttgtgacaaaaaaaaacacccgGTGATGAGCATGAGAAAATCAGTACCAAAGAAACCAATTGAATGTAAATTTCCAAAAGAAATTGCTTGTTTTGATGCTacagagtgttgtgaaagtcaTTTTATGATGGAAGAATCACTGCAGCATCATGGTGAATGTAAGGGGTCAAAAAACCTTGGCGTTGAGAGAGAAACTTGTGGAAAATCTTTGTTAACAAAAGGGTCACTATTGCATACACCAAGTAAAGTATCTCTGAGAACTGCAAGCCTTTGTACTGATGTACAGTCTTGTAAACATCACTTAGTGATGGAAGAATTGTCACAGCTTTCTCATGGTAAATCAAGTACATTTAAAGGATCAAAAAGAGTTAGTGCTGAGAGAGAATCTTGCAGAAAATCTTTGTTAATGAAAGGGTCTCCATCACATAAACCAAGTAAGACGTCTTCAAGAACGTCAAGCCTTAGCCGTGAATTACAATCGTCGTGTAAAAAACATTCATCTTCAGAGGGATCCCTAGCATATAAAGCACATAAATGTAAGAGTATTGCTGGTGATAATCTTAAAATGCAACCATGTACGAAACACATGTTGAGAGAAAAGCCACTACGAAAATCTAGTAAATTAACTGAGAAAGCCACAAGACTTGATCTTAAAACAGAATCATGTAGCAAACATATAATGCCAAGAGAAGCACCAGTGCGAAAATCAAGTAAACTAACTGAGAAACCTACAGGACTTGATCTTAAAGCACAGATGTGTAGGAAGTTTGCAGTAACAAAGGAATGTGAGTCATTACCAGTTAAGGCGTCAAAGAGAATAGCTAGTCTTAATGCTCAAGCAATAATGGATCTTTGCCAAGAAACTCGGCAGTCAAGACGAGACTTGAACCAAGATAGTCATCGTTCTGCGAGAACTCATTACATATTTAATCCAAGACGGCAATCCTGTCGGTGGGTGAATGGTCTTGGGATGATTTTGATGAATAATATGGCAGACGGTGAGGATTTAAGTAATGAAGATGAGGATATATTGAGCCAGAAGATGTTGAGTAGCTGCTCAATGACAGGGCTTGGTGTGAGTGCCGATGCAACAAAAATAGTCTGTTCGGCCAGTGGTACTAATAGCAACACTATCTGCAGTGGTGTGAAGAACAACAGCAAGAAATTGGCTGCcgctacaaaaaataataataacaataataataataatatttctagagATGTTGACATGCGAGTGCTCAGTGATATCTCACCCTCTGATGACTGCAGTGTTGATATGCAAATAAAGAagcaaaacagcagcagcagtagcaataacaGTAGTAGTGGCACCACCACATGCGACACAGCAACACTgacgacaaaaaacaaaaatttgaattcaaattcagcatcatcactatcttcatcatcctcatcaaaattttcaaatgttaATAACATCGTATCGCATCCTAAAACCACTCCGTCGACAGATTCTACAAAAACTACTCACCCTAGTTGTTCTTCACTTCCGTGTATGCTTGGAGCAACGGGAGCTGGGAGGGATAATTCTACTCACAGTCAGTGCCAAGCATTCACCTTAACAGGGATTGGAAGTATTACAAATTTCACCAATGTTCCTTATCATCCTCAGACTTATGGAAGAGGGCAATTTTCTGTTCCTTGCAGTCATTATGGTGAGTtaatgtttcatttcttcattatgatatgtaataataaatttttgGACTTTGTAACTCTCTACCaacaaaatatgcaaatatatatacatatatatctatgtatgcatacagaagaatttaagatgggctgcccctgggagctcgtctatgctgatgacattgttcttatagctgaatcactactagAACTAGACAAGATTTCAGGTATGGAAATAAGGCTAGAATCAAAGGGTcttagagttaatctagcaaaaatcaaagtcttagtaagtaggaaggtagacaaattacAAATGCCTTCAAGCATGATATATTACCAACAGTCTCGGTCACCCATCATTACATCTGTGAGGCCCCAGAactaaaaggtgctttttacatgccactggcatgggtaccagttatgtggcactgctcaatctgtagaaaaggcataggtagaaacgcCATGAGATGtaaccagtgtaagctatggacacataagaggtgcagcaatatcagaggaaggttaacgggGAAAATAGTTTGTGTgtaggtgcacaggtacaattaacactaaaaatgtacagaaaatagactccatcaaaatgccagggggaaaaacttgtagtagttgatagcttccattacctaggtgaccaagtcagtagtggaggtggatgctccaagagcatagctgctagaataagaattaggctgggcaaagttcagagagcacctacctctgttggtaacaaaggtcCTCTCCTTCAGAGttaaaggcagattgtatgatgcctatgtgtgaacagccatgtgACAtcacagtgaaacatgggctgtgactgctgaggacatgtaaaagcttaaaagaaatgaagctagtatactttgctggatgtgcaatgtcagtatgtatgcacgacagagtgtaagcgtctTGAGGGAAAAGTTGGATATAAGAGACATCAGGTAGAAGTGCCAACCTCTAATAGTGGAGAGAGCTTGTGGAAGATGTAGACCTAGGAAAACGTGGGACGGTGTGgtaaagcatgatcttcaaacgttgggccacacagaggcaataacaagtgaccaagactgttggcgatatgccatgcttgagaagacacgtcaagccaagtgaaatcatagccatGGCTGATCccagtgttgtgtaactggcATCTGtgacagtggcatgtaaaaagtaccttttggatattgggcaatatgctgtgcttcagaaaacccatcaagctaagtgaaatcatattcatggccaatgccagtgtcacataatcgGCAcctgtgtcacataaaaagcacccttcaactATAGGCCGCACGTAAGCAGTGACAAGTGACTCAGACTGTTGGCAgtataccatgcttgagaagactggtCAAggcaagtgagatcatagtcatggccaatgctggtgtttcaaaacaggcatgtaaaaagcacccactacactcttggagtggttggtgttaggaagggcatcaagttgtagaaaccatgccatatcagactggatcctgatgcagctctccagcttaccagttttcagtcaaaccatccaacccttgtcggcatagaaaatggacattaaatgatgatgatggtgtatatatacatatatgtatgtatatatacacacatatttgcgtgtgtgtgtgtatatatatatatatgatccaatTCACTTATACCCACTTCACTGTACATTGAAGATATGCCCCAATAAATCTTcactttcatcttttttcttctgaCTTGacaatatttgtttctattttactttaatctctcatcaactACCATGAAGCTACCTGCCCCAATATTAAACCTCCTCTCAGTTGATGAGTTTTCATCATACAAGATGAAAACCTATCAACTGAAAGGGGGTTTAGTATTGAGGCAGGTAGTTTTGTGGTAGTTGGTGagagattaaaataaaatgtttttgtgtgtgtgagtaggagtCCACTAGGGTTCATTTCAGTCCTCCAAGTTATAActgaggaattcaagactggctgcccttgggagctcctctatgccaatGACTTTGCTCTTATTGCTTAATCACTAGCAGAaccagagaagaaatttcaggtatggaagtgCAGACTGGATGCAATGAGTTAATTAGAGTTAATTTttcaaagaccaaagtattaatAGAAAACAAGCAAATTACAGATCCTTTCATGGAGATGGctctgcttgatatgtagaaaaggtgatgggagaaactccataaggtgtgacccagtgcaagctatggacacataagagatgcagtgaTATCACCAGAAGACTAACAGAGAATGTAGTCTTTAGATATGGCAGATGTGCAAAATAGAGACTCTGTCAAATGTCAGGGGATATCCTTAGAAGTGGTAGACAGTTTCCGTTACTTAGGTGAACAAGTTAATAGTGGAGGAGGTTATTCTGAAAGCACagttgctaaaataagaataagctTGGCGAAGTTCTTAATTAGATGGATTTTAGGCAATGTGCAACTGGTCCTAGCAGTAGTTCTTTCCATTTGAGAAGAACCAAATCATCTCCAGCTCAATAGGTTGCCTCAGCTTGTTCAGGTGCTTCTATGGCTTTGTGAAGCAGTTCTCTGTGGTTGTCCTTTGGCTGTCAGAATTTCTCCCTTGCACCTCTTGTATGAGTGGGAGCAAAGGTTCTCATTCAGGCTCAGCTTCAAGAGGGTGACTCCAACACACATCCATCTTGCCAAAACCCAGATTCCCTTGCTCAGATCTTCCATCgtctttaataaattctttgatattttcaaaattaattgaaaaaaacaaaaagtaccaTTGTGTTTATTTTGGTACCAAACAACTTTACACAAAccctagttctatgatacaaactatgttttaatgtattaatttatgttttaaacaccagattaattcctgacagtttataaattctttataattttcaaaaattgattGAAAAAATCTGTATTGTATTTCAtccaaaatatggtaacaaaagaataaaaccCTTTTCATAGCAATCCAACTGAGGACCACCTTTGGTTCTATGACataaaaggcagtgtatttcagaaGAAATATACTAACAAAAGGGTCAAATGAGCATCATATTTCAAagtctatttttgtaattaaatatgtttttatttttcactgcAGGTTATTATCCAAATGGGAATTACTGCTCTCATCCTACGCCAATGGTTCCACAGTTGTCAGAACCTTGTGTTCTTAGTCACTCTTTACCAATTCATGTGCCACATGCAGAGGTTAAGGTGCTTATACACAATCCAATCCCAACACAACCCTTGTACAACATCCAACCAATGATGCAACGATGACAACTGCCGCTGTGAGCAACAACAGTTCTTCTGTGCAACCACAAAAAGTGCCATCACAGCAACAACGGCGAGGACGCAATGTTGGTGGAGGCACAAAGAAGAAGACATCAAGACTATCGTTGATGCGGTCACCTATATCTAAAAGCAAAACTAAAAGTGTTGGTGTAAGACTTGGTGTTGAGAAGAATGAAGGGAAGGATCTCAGAAAATCTGAGACAAAGAAGAAgaccaaaattaataataataataataacaataacaacaacaacaataataataataacaacaacaacaacagcaacaacaacaataataacaacaataacaataatgataaaaataataataataataataataagagaagccagaaaattttgaaaaaggctGCACCAATGAAAGACAATCTTAAGAAAATAAATCTCTGTGGTTGTGATATAAAAGAGATTTCCTTGGATAAGAGCGAAAGGTGTTTGATGGTTTCCAAAAGAAAGAAGACTTATTGTGGGTGGTCATGGGAAGGTGTGCCGGAAATGAAAGCAATACTTAACGTGGTG
Proteins encoded in this region:
- the LOC115222450 gene encoding uncharacterized protein LOC115222450, with amino-acid sequence MAASSRLGKKLATKTRLSASLDPKLTTDSVNETRKYSCEKSDYKRKHTIGRRRAVSRVVTYDESVPLYEAFVRAAELREKKSETARDKNHGNVSTPSMSSVRENDKGREDISATSSTTPVINDSTKTKKYLRSVNHKSNTLLSSELQHGVKKRKNLKRLQLKNDALKMKNQRSEVQIKKQTGKGRPKKSASLPSSSMLSSKRTSSLRTKKTISKSNVDNLLRLNKGKKLSVCLIRLKREASLNAAAKVNLIYNESLQSPSSTVLSSPSSAFCSSHSGGSKQTTQTHALGSRTYRQMKKNKHKIVNKTKNARGLRLKRDSSLATISSPANSLTPSPRSSSSRSSCSSSSLWQCKSVAEMITVKKRKPGRRKQHDTSSSSSSSFSSPNRSKRQLKTKTKKHKGPSLSIAKKSLEPKKSRLKKCHTVRSTRRQQQQQQQQQQRKKKSKELEERKKHLKFSQTENLVKPVLNRKLKECNIHELDSSSSNLLQSDNAKGVDVISSLPVSASKKRNLGFMSAQEYYVGASNIKSIPAMKKHRNEYLSPSKLIPSNAKTTSSISIPLSENRKLKFQTSLSSTCRRSCYTCRLQAGVRLKEFETRCEKANEELQHDANMNKAIMNHGQCAKDCITCHLGADMRLNEYECDETNCKINMNDGIYQGNDILSCHLRAGLEKYRVGCEADSSGTQCHKNCIICHHFSSGMGGYHVGCENKNMEGERNPNNDGIAVVNACRFVQANDAPSPLLAPTSTLPSHEKNCSAALENSVTLMQCCHQRQHHHRHHHHLNQHPHLSPLENPQNLFRNQNPAESSKKQRTLKKLEHNEAIDEDLDVVTVPDDNPATKYLNFNVKDNYQCRAMSCNVIQEKFTNANEELINKRLTNIDISTNDSHADCENLKNIKSLKLPNDDGIDETIDGSDVIDVVGDEDISASPDYRQNLISNFKFGETTLGNDNRHDHQHKHDDNDDGNDSSKQCKSVNDFKFEKLTLTNKQNKKFGFGVAVAVSSGSSSSSSSLLANEFSRSNCYQSLNSNRNDSISNTTNNKKNPGKSTAKSLHFTNLQALKSNERLDGASTADAVSTPALTSAKDTHANYPNLIIIGDDDNKLIYPTKRSATEVVGDVHPKKRCYKYTPPLDGIGSSRFPSSTAGATTTTSFGLCSNKYYYCSSSSSNSSSNDGGVSNMKNTFVSNNNINSIDNNKLGGVCAKELYCSNEEQYICYEANCQKHSPMMENSLRKVPKSLADLNIPSYETCSMTTKRTITPKELNKLKLSRIGSLQGKTWGKHTMIAKGMVERSDKCKLTEKSAGFNEETCGNHPVMAKRVIERSDKCNLSGKGADFHGKNWEKHNTKIAKFVPRKRSQKVAGFHGQNWEKDARVSNSVSGKTFENIAGFHGENWEKHTAGISNLMSGKTPENIGGFHGQIWGKDAVVSNLVSGKIFENVAGFDGDNWEKCTTGISNLVSGKRSEKVTGFSGQTWEKDVRISNLASGKTNENISGRFHGEDWEKCTTGISNLMSGKTSKNISDFHGQDWEKNAGVSNLVPGKASAKITDFDSKICEKNAMITNLMSKRKDECKVSEKLTSFEGEICGKDTVVASSSSRIGEYKTAEKFASFEGEICGKPPLISKAMPEGSDKFKISQKIASFDGEIFDKNAVMTNLMPERSDGFKISNKITSFDGEICDKNAVMTTLMPERSGEFKISEKIASFAGQTCDKSAVILKSVPACLPSPEAKRSGNIASFAGQTCDKSVGILKAMPAHKSSSEAKLSADITSFDGQPCDKSVVILKSIPACMPSPDAKLSANIASFDGQTCDNCPAVAKSLLERKAGKIQLARKNVAAFDRQSCDKKKHPVMSMRKSVPKKPIECKFPKEIACFDATECCESHFMMEESLQHHGECKGSKNLGVERETCGKSLLTKGSLLHTPSKVSLRTASLCTDVQSCKHHLVMEELSQLSHGKSSTFKGSKRVSAERESCRKSLLMKGSPSHKPSKTSSRTSSLSRELQSSCKKHSSSEGSLAYKAHKCKSIAGDNLKMQPCTKHMLREKPLRKSSKLTEKATRLDLKTESCSKHIMPREAPVRKSSKLTEKPTGLDLKAQMCRKFAVTKECESLPVKASKRIASLNAQAIMDLCQETRQSRRDLNQDSHRSARTHYIFNPRRQSCRWVNGLGMILMNNMADGEDLSNEDEDILSQKMLSSCSMTGLGVSADATKIVCSASGTNSNTICSGVKNNSKKLAAATKNNNNNNNNNISRDVDMRVLSDISPSDDCSVDMQIKKQNSSSSSNNSSSGTTTCDTATLTTKNKNLNSNSASSLSSSSSSKFSNVNNIVSHPKTTPSTDSTKTTHPSCSSLPCMLGATGAGRDNSTHSQCQAFTLTGIGSITNFTNVPYHPQTYGRGQFSVPCSHYGYYPNGNYCSHPTPMVPQLSEPCVLSHSLPIHVPHAEVKVLIHNPIPTQPLYNIQPMMQR